The following are encoded in a window of Pseudomonas sp. St316 genomic DNA:
- the pcaC gene encoding 4-carboxymuconolactone decarboxylase, which yields MDEKQRYDEGMQVRRAVLGDAHVDRSLNALTEFNSEFQEMITRHAWGDIWTRPGLPRHTRSLITIAMLIGMNRNEELKLHLRAAANNGVSRGEIKEVIMQSAIYCGIPAANATFHLAESVWDELGVESRG from the coding sequence GTGGACGAGAAACAACGTTACGACGAAGGCATGCAAGTTCGCCGCGCGGTGCTGGGCGACGCCCATGTCGACCGCAGCCTCAATGCGCTGACTGAGTTCAACAGCGAGTTCCAGGAGATGATCACCCGCCACGCCTGGGGCGACATCTGGACCCGCCCGGGCCTGCCGCGCCACACCCGCAGCCTGATCACCATTGCCATGCTGATCGGCATGAACCGTAACGAAGAACTCAAGCTGCACCTGCGCGCCGCCGCCAACAACGGCGTGAGCCGCGGCGAGATCAAGGAAGTGATCATGCAGAGCGCCATCTACTGCGGCATCCCGGCGGCCAACGCCACCTTTCACCTGGCCGAGTCGGTGTGGGATGAACTGGGCGTCGAATCACGGGGTTAA
- the pcaD gene encoding 3-oxoadipate enol-lactonase: MGFVKLAEGDLNYRFDGPQDAPVLVLSNSLGTDLHMWDEQVAAFSEHFRVLRFDTRGHGQSLVTEGPYSIEQLGRDVLAMLDSLHIDKVHFCGLSMGGLIGQWLGINAGERLHKLVVCNTAAKIGDPSVWNPRIETVLRDGKAAMVALRDASIARWFTPDFAQAQPATAKKITDMLAATSPQGYAANCAAVRDADFREQLASIRVPLLVIAGTEDAVTPPSGGHFIQERVRGAEYAEFYAAHLSNVQAGAAFSARVLDFLLDSSRA; the protein is encoded by the coding sequence GTGGGATTCGTCAAACTCGCCGAGGGCGATCTGAACTATCGTTTTGATGGGCCGCAAGACGCCCCTGTGTTGGTGCTCTCCAACTCCCTGGGCACCGATTTGCACATGTGGGATGAGCAGGTTGCGGCCTTCAGCGAACACTTTCGCGTGTTGCGCTTCGACACGCGCGGCCATGGCCAGTCGCTGGTCACCGAAGGACCGTACAGCATCGAACAACTGGGACGCGATGTACTGGCCATGCTCGATTCCTTGCATATCGACAAGGTGCACTTTTGTGGCTTGTCCATGGGGGGGCTGATCGGCCAGTGGTTGGGAATCAATGCCGGCGAACGTCTGCACAAATTGGTGGTGTGCAACACCGCGGCCAAGATCGGCGATCCGTCGGTGTGGAACCCGCGCATCGAAACCGTGCTGCGTGACGGCAAGGCGGCGATGGTGGCGTTGCGTGACGCCTCGATTGCCCGTTGGTTTACCCCCGACTTTGCCCAGGCCCAGCCTGCGACCGCAAAAAAAATCACTGACATGCTCGCCGCCACTTCGCCCCAGGGCTATGCGGCCAACTGTGCGGCGGTGCGTGATGCCGACTTCCGTGAGCAACTGGCGTCGATCCGCGTGCCGCTGCTGGTGATCGCCGGCACTGAAGATGCCGTGACGCCGCCGTCGGGTGGGCACTTTATCCAGGAGCGGGTCCGTGGGGCCGAGTACGCCGAGTTCTACGCCGCGCACCTGTCCAACGTCCAGGCCGGCGCCGCGTTCAGCGCGCGGGTGCTGGATTTCCTACTTGATTCCAGCCGCGCCTGA
- a CDS encoding 3-carboxy-cis,cis-muconate cycloisomerase, whose translation MSERPGNQLFDAYFTARDMREVFCDAGRVQAMLDVEAALARAEARVGLIPQDAVAPIENACRAQLYDFSALSEAIASAGNSAIPLVKALGKRIASQSAEAERYVHLGATSQDVMDSGLVLQLRQALGLIEGELAQLADTLARQAERYAATPLAGRTWLQHATPVTLGMKIAGWLGAITRSRQRLRELKPRLLVLQFGGASGTLAALGEQALPVAEALAAELQLNLPEQPWHTQRDRLVEFGSVLGLIAGSLGKLGRDISLLMQTEAGEAFESSAPGKGGSSTMPHKRNPVGAAVLIGAATRVPGLLSTLFSAMPQEHERSLGLWHAEWETLPEICCLVSGALQQARLLAEGLEVDAARMARNLELTQGLVLAEAVSIVLAQRVGRDTAHHLLEQCCKRVVAEHRHLRQVLGDEPQVTEQLSAAELDHLLNPAHYLGQAQTWVARAVAEHLAFNA comes from the coding sequence ATGAGCGAACGACCGGGCAATCAGCTGTTCGATGCCTACTTCACCGCCCGCGACATGCGCGAGGTGTTCTGCGATGCGGGGCGGGTCCAGGCCATGCTGGATGTCGAGGCGGCGCTGGCCCGGGCCGAGGCGCGGGTAGGTTTGATCCCCCAGGACGCGGTGGCGCCAATCGAGAACGCCTGCCGTGCCCAGTTGTACGATTTTTCGGCATTGAGCGAAGCGATTGCCAGTGCCGGCAATTCGGCGATCCCGCTGGTCAAGGCGTTGGGCAAGCGCATCGCCAGCCAGAGCGCCGAGGCCGAGCGCTATGTGCACCTGGGCGCGACCAGCCAGGACGTGATGGACAGCGGGCTGGTGCTGCAATTGCGCCAGGCGCTGGGCTTGATCGAAGGCGAATTGGCGCAACTGGCCGACACCCTGGCCCGCCAAGCCGAACGCTACGCCGCCACACCGTTGGCCGGTCGCACTTGGCTGCAACACGCGACGCCAGTGACCTTGGGCATGAAAATCGCCGGTTGGCTGGGGGCGATCACCCGCAGTCGCCAACGCTTGCGGGAACTCAAGCCGCGCTTGCTGGTGCTGCAGTTCGGCGGCGCTTCCGGAACCCTGGCGGCGTTGGGGGAGCAGGCGCTGCCTGTCGCCGAAGCCCTGGCCGCCGAGTTGCAACTGAACCTGCCGGAACAGCCGTGGCACACCCAGCGCGATCGCCTGGTGGAGTTTGGCTCGGTGCTGGGTTTGATCGCTGGCAGCCTGGGCAAGCTGGGCCGCGACATCAGCCTGTTGATGCAAACCGAGGCCGGCGAAGCGTTCGAGTCGTCGGCGCCGGGCAAGGGCGGTTCGTCCACCATGCCGCACAAGCGCAACCCAGTGGGCGCGGCCGTGCTGATCGGCGCGGCGACGCGGGTGCCTGGCTTGTTGTCGACGCTGTTCAGCGCCATGCCCCAGGAACACGAGCGCAGCCTGGGCCTGTGGCACGCCGAATGGGAAACCTTGCCGGAGATCTGCTGCCTGGTCTCTGGTGCCTTGCAACAGGCGCGGCTGCTGGCCGAAGGGCTGGAAGTGGATGCGGCGCGCATGGCCCGCAACCTGGAATTGACCCAGGGATTGGTGCTGGCCGAAGCGGTGAGCATCGTCCTGGCCCAGCGTGTGGGGCGTGACACGGCGCACCATCTGCTGGAGCAATGCTGCAAGCGCGTCGTGGCCGAACACCGGCATTTGCGTCAGGTGCTGGGGGACGAACCCCAGGTCACCGAGCAACTGTCCGCCGCCGAACTCGATCATTTGCTCAACCCCGCCCACTACCTCGGACAAGCCCAGACCTGGGTGGCCCGAGCGGTGGCCGAACACCTTGCCTTTAACGCCTGA
- a CDS encoding MFS family transporter, translating into MTTPTSHYTGEERSKRIFAIVGASSGNLVEWFDFYVYAFCAIYFAPAFFPSDNPTVQLVNTAGVFAAGFLMRPIGGWIFGRVADRHGRKNSMMISVLMMCFGSLLIACLPTYKDIGVWAPLLLLFARLLQGLSVGGEYGTTATYMSEVALKGQRGFFASFQYVTLIGGQLLAVSLVVILQQLLSEDELRAYGWRIPFVVGAVAALISLFLRRSLKETSSKEMRENKDAGSIAALFRSHKAAFITVLGYTAGGSLIFYTFTTYMQKYLVNTAGLHAKTASYIMTGALFLYMCMQPLFGMLADKIGRRNSMLWFGALGALCTVPILLTLKSISSPFLAFVLITLALAIVSFYTSISGLVKAEMFPPEVRALGVGLAYAVANAIFGGSAEYVALSLKAQGMENAFYWYVTVMMVVAFLFSLRLPKQPAYLHHDL; encoded by the coding sequence ATGACCACCCCAACCAGCCACTACACCGGCGAAGAACGCAGCAAGCGCATCTTCGCCATCGTCGGTGCCTCATCCGGCAACCTGGTCGAATGGTTCGACTTCTACGTCTACGCGTTCTGCGCGATTTATTTCGCGCCAGCGTTCTTCCCCTCGGACAACCCTACGGTGCAACTGGTCAACACGGCCGGTGTGTTCGCCGCCGGGTTCCTGATGCGACCCATCGGCGGCTGGATTTTCGGCCGGGTGGCGGATCGTCATGGGCGCAAGAACTCGATGATGATCTCGGTGCTGATGATGTGCTTCGGCTCGTTGCTCATCGCCTGCCTTCCCACCTACAAGGACATCGGCGTCTGGGCGCCGCTGTTGCTGTTGTTCGCGCGCTTGCTGCAGGGCCTGTCGGTGGGTGGCGAATACGGCACCACGGCCACCTACATGAGCGAAGTCGCCCTCAAGGGCCAACGTGGCTTTTTCGCCTCGTTCCAGTACGTGACGCTGATCGGCGGGCAATTGCTGGCGGTGTCGCTGGTGGTGATCCTGCAACAGTTGCTCAGCGAAGACGAACTGCGTGCCTATGGCTGGCGGATTCCATTCGTGGTGGGCGCCGTGGCTGCATTGATTTCCCTGTTCCTGCGCCGTTCCCTGAAGGAAACCAGCAGCAAGGAAATGCGCGAGAACAAGGATGCCGGCAGCATCGCGGCACTGTTTCGCAGCCACAAGGCCGCGTTCATCACCGTGCTCGGCTACACCGCCGGCGGCTCGCTGATTTTCTACACCTTCACCACGTACATGCAGAAGTACCTGGTGAACACGGCTGGCCTGCACGCCAAGACCGCCAGCTACATCATGACCGGCGCGCTGTTCCTCTATATGTGCATGCAGCCGCTGTTCGGCATGCTGGCGGACAAGATCGGTCGGCGTAATTCCATGCTCTGGTTCGGCGCTCTGGGCGCCTTGTGCACAGTGCCGATCCTGCTGACCCTCAAAAGTATCAGCAGCCCGTTCCTGGCGTTTGTGCTGATTACCCTGGCGCTGGCGATCGTCAGCTTCTACACCTCCATCAGCGGATTGGTAAAAGCTGAAATGTTTCCACCCGAAGTACGGGCGCTGGGGGTAGGGTTGGCCTATGCGGTGGCCAATGCGATTTTTGGTGGCTCGGCCGAGTACGTCGCCCTGAGCCTGAAGGCCCAAGGCATGGAAAACGCATTTTATTGGTACGTCACGGTGATGATGGTGGTGGCGTTTCTGTTTAGCCTGCGCCTGCCCAAGCAACCGGCGTATTTGCATCACGACCTTTGA
- the pcaG gene encoding protocatechuate 3,4-dioxygenase subunit alpha, with the protein MTLTATTSHTVGPYYHIGLTWLNREDLTVAQTLGQRVAITGQVVDGNGQFVNDAMLEVWQANAAGKYAHPEDDQDKPLDPHFEGFGRVPVDAEGRFRFTTIKPGTVPGLEGTTQAPHLVVLVFARGLVKHLLTRIYFDGEPANETDPLLACVPEERRATIVSKPDASGVYQWNVILQGTDAETVFFDY; encoded by the coding sequence ATGACGCTCACCGCCACCACGTCCCACACCGTTGGCCCTTACTACCACATCGGCCTGACCTGGCTGAACCGCGAAGACCTGACCGTCGCACAAACCCTCGGCCAGCGCGTGGCGATCACCGGGCAGGTGGTCGACGGCAATGGCCAGTTCGTCAACGACGCGATGCTGGAAGTCTGGCAGGCCAACGCCGCCGGTAAATACGCCCACCCGGAAGACGACCAGGACAAACCCCTGGACCCGCACTTCGAAGGCTTTGGCCGGGTGCCGGTGGATGCCGAAGGGCGCTTCCGCTTCACCACCATCAAGCCGGGCACTGTGCCGGGATTGGAAGGCACGACCCAGGCCCCGCACTTGGTGGTGCTGGTGTTCGCTCGCGGGCTGGTCAAGCATTTGCTGACGCGCATCTACTTCGACGGCGAACCGGCCAACGAAACCGACCCGCTGCTGGCCTGTGTACCCGAGGAGCGTCGCGCCACGATCGTGAGCAAGCCCGATGCGTCGGGTGTGTATCAGTGGAACGTGATTCTGCAGGGCACGGATGCCGAGACGGTGTTCTTCGATTATTGA
- the pcaH gene encoding protocatechuate 3,4-dioxygenase subunit beta, whose amino-acid sequence MTDKPGYRRPQAGTQPEYLHPPYQSTNLRSPSKPLVFLPHSLSEITGPTVGADRVQEKDHDLTAQHAGEPLGERIIIHGRVLDENGLPVPGILVEIWQANAAGRYNHDRDNHDAPLDPNFTGTGRTVTDADGWYQFQTIKPGAYPWGNHHNAWRPAHIHFSLFGPSILTRLVTQMYFPGDPLLEYDPIYNCVPDTRAKERLIARFDLEKTVPHYALGYRWDIVLRGRDATPMEK is encoded by the coding sequence ATGACTGACAAGCCTGGTTATCGTCGCCCTCAAGCGGGCACCCAGCCGGAGTATCTGCACCCGCCATACCAGTCCACCAACCTGCGCTCGCCGTCCAAGCCATTGGTGTTCCTGCCTCATTCGCTGTCGGAAATTACCGGCCCGACTGTCGGTGCCGACCGCGTCCAAGAGAAGGACCATGACCTGACCGCCCAACATGCCGGCGAGCCATTGGGGGAGCGGATCATCATTCACGGGCGCGTGCTGGATGAGAATGGCCTGCCAGTGCCAGGCATCCTTGTGGAGATCTGGCAGGCCAACGCCGCCGGTCGCTACAACCATGACCGCGACAACCATGACGCGCCCCTGGACCCAAATTTCACCGGCACCGGTCGCACCGTCACCGATGCCGACGGCTGGTATCAGTTCCAGACCATCAAGCCTGGTGCTTATCCGTGGGGCAACCACCACAACGCCTGGCGCCCGGCGCACATCCATTTCTCACTGTTCGGGCCGAGTATCCTGACGCGCCTGGTGACGCAGATGTACTTCCCGGGCGACCCGTTGCTGGAATACGACCCGATCTACAACTGCGTGCCGGACACCCGCGCCAAGGAACGTCTGATCGCCCGTTTCGACCTCGAAAAAACCGTCCCTCACTACGCCCTCGGTTACCGCTGGGACATCGTCTTGCGCGGCCGCGATGCCACGCCGATGGAGAAATAA
- the pcaF gene encoding 3-oxoadipyl-CoA thiolase — translation MMRDVYICDAIRTPIGRFGGGLSAVRADDLAAVPIKALMERNPSVDWSAVDEVFLGCANQAGEDNRNVARMALLLAGLPESIPGVTLNRLCASGMDAVGTAFRAIASGEMELAIAGGVESMSRAPFVMGKADAAFSRNMKLEDTTIGWRFINPLMKAQYGVDAMPQTADNVADDYAVSRADQDAFALRSQQRTAAAQAAGFFAEEIVPVRITHKKGETVVEQDEHPRADTTLETLSKLKPVNGPDKTVTAGNASGVNDGAAALILASAEAVKKHGLTPRGKVLGMASAGVAPRVMGVGPVPAVRKLTERLGLAVADFDVIELNEAFASQGLAVLRDLGLADDAPQVNPNGGAIALGHPLGMSGARLVLTALHHLEKTGGKKGLATMCVGVGQGLALAIERV, via the coding sequence CTGATGCGCGACGTTTATATCTGTGATGCGATTCGAACCCCTATCGGTCGGTTTGGCGGCGGTTTGTCCGCCGTGCGCGCCGACGACCTGGCGGCCGTGCCGATCAAGGCGCTGATGGAGCGCAACCCTTCGGTGGACTGGAGCGCGGTGGACGAAGTGTTTCTCGGCTGCGCCAACCAGGCCGGCGAAGACAACCGCAATGTGGCGCGCATGGCGCTGCTGTTGGCGGGCCTGCCGGAAAGCATCCCCGGCGTGACCCTCAACCGCCTCTGCGCCTCGGGCATGGACGCCGTCGGCACCGCGTTCCGCGCCATCGCCAGCGGTGAGATGGAACTGGCCATCGCCGGTGGGGTGGAGTCGATGTCCCGTGCGCCGTTCGTGATGGGCAAGGCGGACGCGGCGTTTTCCCGCAACATGAAGCTGGAAGACACCACCATCGGCTGGCGCTTCATCAACCCATTGATGAAAGCCCAGTACGGCGTGGATGCGATGCCGCAGACCGCTGATAACGTGGCCGATGACTACGCCGTGTCCCGTGCCGACCAGGACGCTTTCGCCTTGCGCAGCCAACAGCGCACGGCAGCGGCCCAGGCGGCAGGGTTTTTCGCCGAAGAAATCGTTCCAGTGCGCATCACCCATAAAAAAGGTGAAACCGTGGTCGAGCAGGACGAGCATCCCCGCGCCGACACCACGCTGGAGACCTTGAGCAAACTCAAGCCGGTCAACGGCCCCGACAAGACCGTCACTGCCGGCAACGCCTCGGGTGTCAACGACGGCGCGGCTGCACTGATCCTGGCGTCGGCCGAAGCAGTGAAGAAGCACGGCCTGACGCCCCGCGGCAAAGTGCTGGGCATGGCCAGTGCCGGCGTGGCACCCCGAGTGATGGGCGTCGGTCCGGTGCCGGCGGTGCGCAAGCTTACTGAGCGCCTGGGCCTGGCGGTCGCGGATTTCGATGTGATCGAACTCAATGAAGCGTTTGCCAGCCAGGGCCTGGCGGTGTTGCGCGATTTGGGGCTGGCGGACGATGCTCCCCAGGTCAACCCGAACGGCGGCGCCATCGCCCTCGGCCATCCACTGGGCATGAGCGGGGCGCGCTTGGTACTGACGGCGCTGCACCACCTGGAAAAGACCGGCGGCAAAAAAGGCCTGGCGACCATGTGCGTCGGCGTCGGCCAGGGTCTGGCATTGGCAATCGAGCGCGTCTGA
- a CDS encoding CoA-transferase subunit beta has translation MTYSTNEMMTVAAARRLKNNAVCFVGIGLPSKAANLARLTSSPDVVLIYESGPIGAKPSVLPLSIGDGELAETADTVVPTGEIFRYWLQGGRIDVGFLGAAQVDRFGNINTTVVGDYHQPKVRLPGAGGAPEIAGSAKSVLIILKQSARSFVDKLDFITSVGHGEGGDSRKRLGLPGAGPVGIITDLCIMEPEADTHEFVVTALHPGVTREQVIAATGWAIRFADQVQTTAEPTEVELRALRDLEARTAAAHGQAPGEA, from the coding sequence ATGACTTACTCCACCAACGAAATGATGACCGTCGCCGCGGCGCGTCGCTTGAAGAACAATGCCGTGTGCTTCGTTGGCATCGGCCTGCCGTCGAAAGCGGCCAACCTGGCGCGGCTGACGTCGTCGCCGGACGTCGTGCTGATCTACGAATCCGGCCCGATCGGTGCCAAGCCCAGCGTACTGCCACTGTCCATCGGCGACGGTGAGCTGGCGGAAACCGCTGACACCGTCGTACCGACCGGTGAGATTTTTCGCTACTGGCTGCAAGGCGGACGCATCGACGTCGGTTTCCTCGGCGCAGCCCAGGTCGACCGTTTCGGCAACATCAACACTACGGTGGTGGGCGACTACCATCAGCCGAAAGTCCGCTTGCCGGGTGCCGGTGGCGCGCCGGAAATCGCCGGCTCTGCCAAGAGCGTGTTGATCATCCTCAAGCAGTCGGCTCGCTCGTTTGTCGACAAGCTGGATTTCATCACCTCGGTCGGCCACGGCGAAGGCGGCGATTCGCGCAAGCGCCTGGGCCTGCCAGGCGCCGGTCCCGTCGGTATCATCACCGACTTGTGCATCATGGAACCGGAAGCCGACACCCATGAGTTCGTGGTCACCGCGCTGCACCCCGGCGTGACCCGCGAGCAAGTCATTGCCGCCACCGGGTGGGCGATTCGTTTCGCCGATCAGGTGCAAACCACCGCCGAACCGACCGAAGTGGAGCTGCGCGCACTGCGCGACCTGGAAGCTCGTACCGCGGCGGCCCACGGCCAGGCACCGGGAGAAGCCTGA
- a CDS encoding CoA transferase subunit A, whose product MAEILSLHDAVKQFVNDGDTVALEGFTHLIPTAAGHEIIRQGKKDLTLVRMTPDLIYDQLIGAGCARKLIFSWGGNPGVGSLHRLRDAVEKQWPRPLEIEEHSHADLANAYVAGASGLPFAVLRAYAGSDLPKVNPLIKSVTCPFTGEVLAAVPSVRPDITVIHAQKADRKGNVLLWGILGVQKEAALAAKRCIVTVEEIVDDLNAPMNACVLPTWALSAVCLVPGGAHPSYALGYTERDNRFYQAWDPIARDRETFTAWINEYIHGTKDFSEFQARLAAASQVKP is encoded by the coding sequence ATGGCTGAAATCCTTTCGCTGCACGACGCGGTGAAGCAATTCGTCAACGACGGCGATACTGTCGCGCTCGAAGGCTTCACTCACTTGATTCCTACGGCGGCGGGTCATGAAATCATTCGTCAGGGCAAGAAAGACCTGACCCTGGTACGCATGACACCTGACCTGATCTACGACCAGTTGATCGGCGCCGGTTGTGCTCGCAAGTTGATTTTCTCCTGGGGCGGCAACCCTGGTGTCGGGTCGTTGCACCGCTTGCGCGATGCCGTGGAGAAACAATGGCCACGCCCGCTGGAGATCGAGGAACACAGCCACGCCGACCTGGCCAACGCATACGTCGCCGGCGCCTCCGGCCTGCCGTTCGCCGTACTGCGAGCCTATGCCGGTTCCGACCTGCCGAAGGTCAACCCGCTGATCAAGAGCGTGACCTGTCCCTTCACCGGTGAAGTATTGGCCGCTGTACCTTCGGTGCGCCCGGACATCACTGTGATCCACGCCCAGAAAGCCGACCGCAAGGGCAACGTGCTGCTGTGGGGCATTCTCGGTGTGCAGAAAGAAGCCGCCCTGGCCGCCAAGCGTTGCATCGTCACCGTGGAAGAAATCGTCGACGATCTGAACGCACCGATGAACGCTTGCGTACTGCCGACCTGGGCGTTGAGCGCCGTGTGCCTTGTGCCGGGTGGTGCTCATCCGTCCTACGCTCTGGGCTACACCGAGCGTGACAACCGCTTCTACCAGGCGTGGGATCCGATCGCCCGGGACCGTGAGACCTTTACCGCATGGATCAACGAATACATCCATGGCACTAAAGACTTCAGTGAATTCCAGGCCAGACTGGCAGCTGCTTCGCAGGTGAAACCATGA